From Macaca fascicularis isolate 582-1 chromosome 14, T2T-MFA8v1.1, a single genomic window includes:
- the CARNS1 gene encoding carnosine synthase 1 isoform X2, with product MLSLDPSGPEWDCPLGSKDLEDEGPWGGGSGLPPTGCFPGSWRQDVGLDCKGSPEGTEARAWTVYYYSLLQSCLQQAGLPETQDRSQAPRTGNMLLCLSPAWLMKVPAPGQPGEAALLVSKAVSFHPGGLTFLDDFVPPRRATYFLAGLGLGPSRGREAAELARDLTCPTGASAELARLLEDRLLTRQLLAQQGGVAVPATLAFTYKPPGLLRGGDSSPGLRLVELSGKEGQETLVKEEVEAFLRSEALGDVLQVAVKLSGWRWRGRQALHLHPRAELGAVVNTVLALLEKLEEEESVLVEAVYPPVQLPCSDGPSPGPGLAVRICAVVCRTQGDRPLLSKVVCGVGRGDRPLRHHNSLPRTLEVALAQCGLGEEAQVAAVRQRVKAAAEAALTAMLALEAGLSAEQRGGRRAHTDFLGVDFALTAAGGMLTPVALELNGGLCLEACGALEGLWAAPRLGPAAAEAAAAPLVETMLRRSARCLMEGKQLLVVGAGGVSKKFVWEAARDYGLQLHLVESDPNHFASQLVQTFIHFDMTEHRRDEENARLLAELVRARGLKLDGCFSYWDDCLVLTALLCQELGLPCSPPAAMRLAKKKSLTQLHLLRHHGPPWPAPSLHAVPCCPLESEADVERAVHQVPLPGVMKLEFGAGAVGVRLVEDAPQCHEHFSRITRDLQGEADHPGIGLGWGNAMLLMEFVEGTEHDVDLVLFGGRLLAAFVSDNGPTRLPGFTETAACMPTGLASEQEAQMVQAAFRCCLGCGLLDGVFNVELKLTGAGPRLIEINPRMGGFYLRDWILELYGVDLLLAAVMVACGLRPALPTRPRARGHLVGVMCLVSQHLQALSSTASRETLQALHDRGLLRLNLLEEALVPGEYEEPYCSVACAGSSPTEARLRLLGLCQGLGIDGPSYPVAHFLSHFK from the exons ATG CTCTCCCTGGATCCATCTGGTCCCGAGTGGGATTGCCCACTGGGCTCCAAGGACCTGGAGGATGAGGGCCCCTGGGGAGGGGGCTCTGGCCTGCCGCCCACAGGCTGCTTCCCTGGCTCCTGGCGCCAGGACGTGGGCCTGGACTGCAAGGGATCCCCCGAGGGGACCGAGGCCCGGGCCTGGACTGTCTACTACTACAGCCTCCTGCAGAGCTGTCTGCAGCAAGCTGGCCTTCCGGAGACCCAGGACCGCAGCCAGGCGCCCCGCACAG GAAACATGCTCCTTTGCCTGTCCCCTGCTTGGTTGATGAAGGTGCCAGCACCTGGGCAGCCGGGTGAGGCAGCCCTGCTGGTCTCCAAGGCTGTGAGCTTCCACCCTGGGGGCCTGACATTCCTGGATGACTTTGTCCCCCCACGCCGTGCCACCTACTTTCTGGCAGGCCTGGGTCTGGGGCCCAGCCGGGGCCGAGAGGCAGCAGAGCTCGCCCGTGACCTGACCTGCCCCACAGGAGCTTCGGCTGAGCTGGCCCGGCTGCTGGAGGACCGGCTGCTGACAAGGCAGTTGCTGGCCCAGCAGGGTGGTGTGGCTGTGCCAGCGACCCTGGCATTCACTTACAAGCCGCCAGGGCTGCTGCGCGGAGGGGATTCCAGCCCAGGGCTACGGCTGGTGGAGCTGAGTGGCAAAGAGGGCCAAGAGACGCTGGTGAAAGAGGAAGTGGAGGCTTTTCTGCGCTCCGAGGCCCTGGGTGATGTCCTGCAG GTGGCTGTGAAGCTCAGTGGCTGGCGCTGGCGGGGGCGGCAGGCATTGCATCTGCACCCACGggcagagctgggtgcagtggtgaaCACAGTGCTGGCACTGCTGgagaagctggaggaggaggagagtgtCCTGGTGGAGGCTGTGTACCCACCTGTCCAGCTGCCCTGCTCAG ATGGTCCTTcacctggccctggcctggccgTGCGAATCTGTGCTGTGGTGTGTCGGACACAGGGTGATAGGCCACTGCTGAGCAAG GTGGTGTGCGGCGTGGGCCGCGGAGACCGGCCTCTACGGCACCACAACTCCCTGCCGAGGACGCTGGAGGTGGCGCTGGCCCAGTGCGGCCTGGGCGAGGAGGCGCAGGTGGCGGCCGTGCGGCAGCGCGTTAAGGCGGCGGCCGAGGCCGCGCTGACTGCCATGCTGGCTCTGGAGGCCGGCCTGAGTGCCGAGCAGCGCGGCGGGCGCCGGGCGCACACGGACTTCCTGG GCGTGGATTTCGCGCTGACAGCGGCCGGCGGCATGCTGACCCCCGTGGCCCTGGAGCTGAACGGCGGCCTGTGCCTGGAGGCGTGTGGCGCGCTCGAGGGGCTGTGGGCCGCGCCGCGGCTGGGGCCGGCAGCCGCCGAGGCGGCGGCCGCGCCGCTGGTGGAGACCATGCTACGGCGGTCGGCGCGCTGCCTCATGGAGGGCAAGCAGCTGCTGGTGGTCGGCGCGGGCGGCGTCAGCAAGAAGTTCGTGTGGGAAGCGGCGCGCGACTACGGGCTCCAG CTGCACCTCGTGGAGTCAGACCCCAACCACTTTGCATCCCAGTTGGTACAGACCTTCATCCACTTTGACATGACCGAGCACCGGAGGGATGAGGAGAATGCACGGCTGCTGGCAGAGTTGGTGCGGGCTCGCGGCCTAAAGCTAGATGGCTGCTTCTCCTACTGGGACGACTGCCTGGTGCTCACAGCCCTGCTCTGCCAGGAGCTGGGTCTGCCCTGCAGCCCCCCAGCTGCCAtgcgcctggccaagaagaaAAGCCTCACCCAGCTGCACCTGTTGCGCCACCATGGCCCACCCTGGCCTGCGCCCTCCCTCCATGCTGTGCCCTGCTGCCCACTGGAGAGCGAGGCTGATGTGGAGAGGGCCGTGCACCAGGTACCCCTGCCGGGTGTCATGAAGCTGGAGTTcggggcaggtgcagtgggcgTGCGGCTGGTAGAGGATGCACCACAGTGCCATGAGCACTTTTCCCGGATTACCCGAGACTTGCAGGGCGAGGCCGACCACCCGGGCattgggctgggctggggcaaTGCCATGCTGCTGATGGAGTTTGTGGAGGGCACCGAGCACGATGTGGACCTGGTGTTGTTTGGTGGGCGGCTGCTGGCTGCCTTTGTCTCCGACAATGGCCCTACCAGGCTGCCTGGCTTCACTGAGACGGCGGCCTGCATGCCCACCGGGCTGGCATCAGAGCAGGAGGCACAGATGGTGCAGGCAGCCTTCCGCTGTTGCCTGGGCTGCGGGCTGCTTGATGGGGTCTTCAACGTGGAGCTCAAGCTGACCGGGGCTGGGCCTCGGCTTATCGAGATCAACCCCCGCATGGGTGGCTTCTACCTGCGTGATTGGATCCTGGAGCTCTATGGCGTGGACCTGCTGCTGGCTGCTGTTATGGTGGCCTGCGGCCTGCGTCCTGCCCTGCCCACCCGCCCACGTGCTCGTGGCCACCTGGTAGGCGTCATGTGCCTTGTGTCCCAGCACCTGCAGGCCCTGAGTTCCACTGCCAGCCGTGAGACCCTGCAGGCCCTGCACGACCGTGGCCTGCTACGCCTCAATCTGCTGGAGGAGGCCCTGGTGCCTGGGGAGTACGAGGAGCCCTACTGCAGTGTGGCCTGTGCCGGGTCCAGTCCCACCGAGGCCCGCCTCCGCCTGCTGGGCCTCTGCCAGGGCCTGGGCATTGACGGGCCCAGCTACCCTGTTGCTCACTTCCTGTCTCACTTCAAATAG
- the CARNS1 gene encoding carnosine synthase 1 isoform X9: protein MDVGLDCKGSPEGTEARAWTVYYYSLLQSCLQQAGLPETQDRSQAPRTGCPGAEVTLCVLGSPSTFLPVLLEGGVQSPGNMLLCLSPAWLMKVPAPGQPGEAALLVSKAVSFHPGGLTFLDDFVPPRRATYFLAGLGLGPSRGREAAELARDLTCPTGASAELARLLEDRLLTRQLLAQQGGVAVPATLAFTYKPPGLLRGGDSSPGLRLVELSGKEGQETLVKEEVEAFLRSEALGDVLQVAVKLSGWRWRGRQALHLHPRAELGAVVNTVLALLEKLEEEESVLVEAVYPPVQLPCSDGPSPGPGLAVRICAVVCRTQGDRPLLSKVVCGVGRGDRPLRHHNSLPRTLEVALAQCGLGEEAQVAAVRQRVKAAAEAALTAMLALEAGLSAEQRGGRRAHTDFLGVDFALTAAGGMLTPVALELNGGLCLEACGALEGLWAAPRLGPAAAEAAAAPLVETMLRRSARCLMEGKQLLVVGAGGVSKKFVWEAARDYGLQHPVLADLDMPRPVASAAAPRGVRPQPLCIPVGTDLHPL from the exons ATG GACGTGGGCCTGGACTGCAAGGGATCCCCCGAGGGGACCGAGGCCCGGGCCTGGACTGTCTACTACTACAGCCTCCTGCAGAGCTGTCTGCAGCAAGCTGGCCTTCCGGAGACCCAGGACCGCAGCCAGGCGCCCCGCACAG GCTGTCCTGGGGCGGAGGTGACCTTGTGCGTTCTGGGCTCCCCCAGCACCTTTCTGCCTGTGCTGCTGGAGGGTGGGGTCCAGAGCCCGG GAAACATGCTCCTTTGCCTGTCCCCTGCTTGGTTGATGAAGGTGCCAGCACCTGGGCAGCCGGGTGAGGCAGCCCTGCTGGTCTCCAAGGCTGTGAGCTTCCACCCTGGGGGCCTGACATTCCTGGATGACTTTGTCCCCCCACGCCGTGCCACCTACTTTCTGGCAGGCCTGGGTCTGGGGCCCAGCCGGGGCCGAGAGGCAGCAGAGCTCGCCCGTGACCTGACCTGCCCCACAGGAGCTTCGGCTGAGCTGGCCCGGCTGCTGGAGGACCGGCTGCTGACAAGGCAGTTGCTGGCCCAGCAGGGTGGTGTGGCTGTGCCAGCGACCCTGGCATTCACTTACAAGCCGCCAGGGCTGCTGCGCGGAGGGGATTCCAGCCCAGGGCTACGGCTGGTGGAGCTGAGTGGCAAAGAGGGCCAAGAGACGCTGGTGAAAGAGGAAGTGGAGGCTTTTCTGCGCTCCGAGGCCCTGGGTGATGTCCTGCAG GTGGCTGTGAAGCTCAGTGGCTGGCGCTGGCGGGGGCGGCAGGCATTGCATCTGCACCCACGggcagagctgggtgcagtggtgaaCACAGTGCTGGCACTGCTGgagaagctggaggaggaggagagtgtCCTGGTGGAGGCTGTGTACCCACCTGTCCAGCTGCCCTGCTCAG ATGGTCCTTcacctggccctggcctggccgTGCGAATCTGTGCTGTGGTGTGTCGGACACAGGGTGATAGGCCACTGCTGAGCAAG GTGGTGTGCGGCGTGGGCCGCGGAGACCGGCCTCTACGGCACCACAACTCCCTGCCGAGGACGCTGGAGGTGGCGCTGGCCCAGTGCGGCCTGGGCGAGGAGGCGCAGGTGGCGGCCGTGCGGCAGCGCGTTAAGGCGGCGGCCGAGGCCGCGCTGACTGCCATGCTGGCTCTGGAGGCCGGCCTGAGTGCCGAGCAGCGCGGCGGGCGCCGGGCGCACACGGACTTCCTGG GCGTGGATTTCGCGCTGACAGCGGCCGGCGGCATGCTGACCCCCGTGGCCCTGGAGCTGAACGGCGGCCTGTGCCTGGAGGCGTGTGGCGCGCTCGAGGGGCTGTGGGCCGCGCCGCGGCTGGGGCCGGCAGCCGCCGAGGCGGCGGCCGCGCCGCTGGTGGAGACCATGCTACGGCGGTCGGCGCGCTGCCTCATGGAGGGCAAGCAGCTGCTGGTGGTCGGCGCGGGCGGCGTCAGCAAGAAGTTCGTGTGGGAAGCGGCGCGCGACTACGGGCTCCAG CACCCAGTACTGGCTGACCTGGATATGCCCCGCCCTGTGGCTTCTGCAGCTGCACCTCGTGGAGTCAGACCCCAACCACTTTGCATCCCAGTTGGTACAGACCTTCATCCACTTTGA
- the CARNS1 gene encoding carnosine synthase 1 isoform X6, with amino-acid sequence MLSLDPSGPEWDCPLGSKDLEDEGPWGGGSGLPPTGCFPGSWRQDVGLDCKGSPEGTEARAWTVYYYSLLQSCLQQAGLPETQDRSQAPRTGCPGAEVTLCVLGSPSTFLPVLLEGGVQSPGNMLLCLSPAWLMKVPAPGQPGEAALLVSKAVSFHPGGLTFLDDFVPPRRATYFLAGLGLGPSRGREAAELARDLTCPTGASAELARLLEDRLLTRQLLAQQGGVAVPATLAFTYKPPGLLRGGDSSPGLRLVELSGKEGQETLVKEEVEAFLRSEALGDVLQVAVKLSGWRWRGRQALHLHPRAELGAVVNTVLALLEKLEEEESVLVEAVYPPVQLPCSDGPSPGPGLAVRICAVVCRTQGDRPLLSKVVCGVGRGDRPLRHHNSLPRTLEVALAQCGLGEEAQVAAVRQRVKAAAEAALTAMLALEAGLSAEQRGGRRAHTDFLGVDFALTAAGGMLTPVALELNGGLCLEACGALEGLWAAPRLGPAAAEAAAAPLVETMLRRSARCLMEGKQLLVVGAGGVSKKFVWEAARDYGLQHPVLADLDMPRPVASAAAPRGVRPQPLCIPVGTDLHPL; translated from the exons ATG CTCTCCCTGGATCCATCTGGTCCCGAGTGGGATTGCCCACTGGGCTCCAAGGACCTGGAGGATGAGGGCCCCTGGGGAGGGGGCTCTGGCCTGCCGCCCACAGGCTGCTTCCCTGGCTCCTGGCGCCAGGACGTGGGCCTGGACTGCAAGGGATCCCCCGAGGGGACCGAGGCCCGGGCCTGGACTGTCTACTACTACAGCCTCCTGCAGAGCTGTCTGCAGCAAGCTGGCCTTCCGGAGACCCAGGACCGCAGCCAGGCGCCCCGCACAG GCTGTCCTGGGGCGGAGGTGACCTTGTGCGTTCTGGGCTCCCCCAGCACCTTTCTGCCTGTGCTGCTGGAGGGTGGGGTCCAGAGCCCGG GAAACATGCTCCTTTGCCTGTCCCCTGCTTGGTTGATGAAGGTGCCAGCACCTGGGCAGCCGGGTGAGGCAGCCCTGCTGGTCTCCAAGGCTGTGAGCTTCCACCCTGGGGGCCTGACATTCCTGGATGACTTTGTCCCCCCACGCCGTGCCACCTACTTTCTGGCAGGCCTGGGTCTGGGGCCCAGCCGGGGCCGAGAGGCAGCAGAGCTCGCCCGTGACCTGACCTGCCCCACAGGAGCTTCGGCTGAGCTGGCCCGGCTGCTGGAGGACCGGCTGCTGACAAGGCAGTTGCTGGCCCAGCAGGGTGGTGTGGCTGTGCCAGCGACCCTGGCATTCACTTACAAGCCGCCAGGGCTGCTGCGCGGAGGGGATTCCAGCCCAGGGCTACGGCTGGTGGAGCTGAGTGGCAAAGAGGGCCAAGAGACGCTGGTGAAAGAGGAAGTGGAGGCTTTTCTGCGCTCCGAGGCCCTGGGTGATGTCCTGCAG GTGGCTGTGAAGCTCAGTGGCTGGCGCTGGCGGGGGCGGCAGGCATTGCATCTGCACCCACGggcagagctgggtgcagtggtgaaCACAGTGCTGGCACTGCTGgagaagctggaggaggaggagagtgtCCTGGTGGAGGCTGTGTACCCACCTGTCCAGCTGCCCTGCTCAG ATGGTCCTTcacctggccctggcctggccgTGCGAATCTGTGCTGTGGTGTGTCGGACACAGGGTGATAGGCCACTGCTGAGCAAG GTGGTGTGCGGCGTGGGCCGCGGAGACCGGCCTCTACGGCACCACAACTCCCTGCCGAGGACGCTGGAGGTGGCGCTGGCCCAGTGCGGCCTGGGCGAGGAGGCGCAGGTGGCGGCCGTGCGGCAGCGCGTTAAGGCGGCGGCCGAGGCCGCGCTGACTGCCATGCTGGCTCTGGAGGCCGGCCTGAGTGCCGAGCAGCGCGGCGGGCGCCGGGCGCACACGGACTTCCTGG GCGTGGATTTCGCGCTGACAGCGGCCGGCGGCATGCTGACCCCCGTGGCCCTGGAGCTGAACGGCGGCCTGTGCCTGGAGGCGTGTGGCGCGCTCGAGGGGCTGTGGGCCGCGCCGCGGCTGGGGCCGGCAGCCGCCGAGGCGGCGGCCGCGCCGCTGGTGGAGACCATGCTACGGCGGTCGGCGCGCTGCCTCATGGAGGGCAAGCAGCTGCTGGTGGTCGGCGCGGGCGGCGTCAGCAAGAAGTTCGTGTGGGAAGCGGCGCGCGACTACGGGCTCCAG CACCCAGTACTGGCTGACCTGGATATGCCCCGCCCTGTGGCTTCTGCAGCTGCACCTCGTGGAGTCAGACCCCAACCACTTTGCATCCCAGTTGGTACAGACCTTCATCCACTTTGA
- the CARNS1 gene encoding carnosine synthase 1 isoform X10 codes for MLLCLSPAWLMKVPAPGQPGEAALLVSKAVSFHPGGLTFLDDFVPPRRATYFLAGLGLGPSRGREAAELARDLTCPTGASAELARLLEDRLLTRQLLAQQGGVAVPATLAFTYKPPGLLRGGDSSPGLRLVELSGKEGQETLVKEEVEAFLRSEALGDVLQVAVKLSGWRWRGRQALHLHPRAELGAVVNTVLALLEKLEEEESVLVEAVYPPVQLPCSDGPSPGPGLAVRICAVVCRTQGDRPLLSKVVCGVGRGDRPLRHHNSLPRTLEVALAQCGLGEEAQVAAVRQRVKAAAEAALTAMLALEAGLSAEQRGGRRAHTDFLGVDFALTAAGGMLTPVALELNGGLCLEACGALEGLWAAPRLGPAAAEAAAAPLVETMLRRSARCLMEGKQLLVVGAGGVSKKFVWEAARDYGLQHPVLADLDMPRPVASAAAPRGVRPQPLCIPVGTDLHPL; via the exons ATGCTCCTTTGCCTGTCCCCTGCTTGGTTGATGAAGGTGCCAGCACCTGGGCAGCCGGGTGAGGCAGCCCTGCTGGTCTCCAAGGCTGTGAGCTTCCACCCTGGGGGCCTGACATTCCTGGATGACTTTGTCCCCCCACGCCGTGCCACCTACTTTCTGGCAGGCCTGGGTCTGGGGCCCAGCCGGGGCCGAGAGGCAGCAGAGCTCGCCCGTGACCTGACCTGCCCCACAGGAGCTTCGGCTGAGCTGGCCCGGCTGCTGGAGGACCGGCTGCTGACAAGGCAGTTGCTGGCCCAGCAGGGTGGTGTGGCTGTGCCAGCGACCCTGGCATTCACTTACAAGCCGCCAGGGCTGCTGCGCGGAGGGGATTCCAGCCCAGGGCTACGGCTGGTGGAGCTGAGTGGCAAAGAGGGCCAAGAGACGCTGGTGAAAGAGGAAGTGGAGGCTTTTCTGCGCTCCGAGGCCCTGGGTGATGTCCTGCAG GTGGCTGTGAAGCTCAGTGGCTGGCGCTGGCGGGGGCGGCAGGCATTGCATCTGCACCCACGggcagagctgggtgcagtggtgaaCACAGTGCTGGCACTGCTGgagaagctggaggaggaggagagtgtCCTGGTGGAGGCTGTGTACCCACCTGTCCAGCTGCCCTGCTCAG ATGGTCCTTcacctggccctggcctggccgTGCGAATCTGTGCTGTGGTGTGTCGGACACAGGGTGATAGGCCACTGCTGAGCAAG GTGGTGTGCGGCGTGGGCCGCGGAGACCGGCCTCTACGGCACCACAACTCCCTGCCGAGGACGCTGGAGGTGGCGCTGGCCCAGTGCGGCCTGGGCGAGGAGGCGCAGGTGGCGGCCGTGCGGCAGCGCGTTAAGGCGGCGGCCGAGGCCGCGCTGACTGCCATGCTGGCTCTGGAGGCCGGCCTGAGTGCCGAGCAGCGCGGCGGGCGCCGGGCGCACACGGACTTCCTGG GCGTGGATTTCGCGCTGACAGCGGCCGGCGGCATGCTGACCCCCGTGGCCCTGGAGCTGAACGGCGGCCTGTGCCTGGAGGCGTGTGGCGCGCTCGAGGGGCTGTGGGCCGCGCCGCGGCTGGGGCCGGCAGCCGCCGAGGCGGCGGCCGCGCCGCTGGTGGAGACCATGCTACGGCGGTCGGCGCGCTGCCTCATGGAGGGCAAGCAGCTGCTGGTGGTCGGCGCGGGCGGCGTCAGCAAGAAGTTCGTGTGGGAAGCGGCGCGCGACTACGGGCTCCAG CACCCAGTACTGGCTGACCTGGATATGCCCCGCCCTGTGGCTTCTGCAGCTGCACCTCGTGGAGTCAGACCCCAACCACTTTGCATCCCAGTTGGTACAGACCTTCATCCACTTTGA
- the CARNS1 gene encoding carnosine synthase 1 isoform X8, translating to MLSLDPSGPEWDCPLGSKDLEDEGPWGGGSGLPPTGCFPGSWRQDVGLDCKGSPEGTEARAWTVYYYSLLQSCLQQAGLPETQDRSQAPRTGNMLLCLSPAWLMKVPAPGQPGEAALLVSKAVSFHPGGLTFLDDFVPPRRATYFLAGLGLGPSRGREAAELARDLTCPTGASAELARLLEDRLLTRQLLAQQGGVAVPATLAFTYKPPGLLRGGDSSPGLRLVELSGKEGQETLVKEEVEAFLRSEALGDVLQVAVKLSGWRWRGRQALHLHPRAELGAVVNTVLALLEKLEEEESVLVEAVYPPVQLPCSDGPSPGPGLAVRICAVVCRTQGDRPLLSKVVCGVGRGDRPLRHHNSLPRTLEVALAQCGLGEEAQVAAVRQRVKAAAEAALTAMLALEAGLSAEQRGGRRAHTDFLGVDFALTAAGGMLTPVALELNGGLCLEACGALEGLWAAPRLGPAAAEAAAAPLVETMLRRSARCLMEGKQLLVVGAGGVSKKFVWEAARDYGLQHPVLADLDMPRPVASAAAPRGVRPQPLCIPVGTDLHPL from the exons ATG CTCTCCCTGGATCCATCTGGTCCCGAGTGGGATTGCCCACTGGGCTCCAAGGACCTGGAGGATGAGGGCCCCTGGGGAGGGGGCTCTGGCCTGCCGCCCACAGGCTGCTTCCCTGGCTCCTGGCGCCAGGACGTGGGCCTGGACTGCAAGGGATCCCCCGAGGGGACCGAGGCCCGGGCCTGGACTGTCTACTACTACAGCCTCCTGCAGAGCTGTCTGCAGCAAGCTGGCCTTCCGGAGACCCAGGACCGCAGCCAGGCGCCCCGCACAG GAAACATGCTCCTTTGCCTGTCCCCTGCTTGGTTGATGAAGGTGCCAGCACCTGGGCAGCCGGGTGAGGCAGCCCTGCTGGTCTCCAAGGCTGTGAGCTTCCACCCTGGGGGCCTGACATTCCTGGATGACTTTGTCCCCCCACGCCGTGCCACCTACTTTCTGGCAGGCCTGGGTCTGGGGCCCAGCCGGGGCCGAGAGGCAGCAGAGCTCGCCCGTGACCTGACCTGCCCCACAGGAGCTTCGGCTGAGCTGGCCCGGCTGCTGGAGGACCGGCTGCTGACAAGGCAGTTGCTGGCCCAGCAGGGTGGTGTGGCTGTGCCAGCGACCCTGGCATTCACTTACAAGCCGCCAGGGCTGCTGCGCGGAGGGGATTCCAGCCCAGGGCTACGGCTGGTGGAGCTGAGTGGCAAAGAGGGCCAAGAGACGCTGGTGAAAGAGGAAGTGGAGGCTTTTCTGCGCTCCGAGGCCCTGGGTGATGTCCTGCAG GTGGCTGTGAAGCTCAGTGGCTGGCGCTGGCGGGGGCGGCAGGCATTGCATCTGCACCCACGggcagagctgggtgcagtggtgaaCACAGTGCTGGCACTGCTGgagaagctggaggaggaggagagtgtCCTGGTGGAGGCTGTGTACCCACCTGTCCAGCTGCCCTGCTCAG ATGGTCCTTcacctggccctggcctggccgTGCGAATCTGTGCTGTGGTGTGTCGGACACAGGGTGATAGGCCACTGCTGAGCAAG GTGGTGTGCGGCGTGGGCCGCGGAGACCGGCCTCTACGGCACCACAACTCCCTGCCGAGGACGCTGGAGGTGGCGCTGGCCCAGTGCGGCCTGGGCGAGGAGGCGCAGGTGGCGGCCGTGCGGCAGCGCGTTAAGGCGGCGGCCGAGGCCGCGCTGACTGCCATGCTGGCTCTGGAGGCCGGCCTGAGTGCCGAGCAGCGCGGCGGGCGCCGGGCGCACACGGACTTCCTGG GCGTGGATTTCGCGCTGACAGCGGCCGGCGGCATGCTGACCCCCGTGGCCCTGGAGCTGAACGGCGGCCTGTGCCTGGAGGCGTGTGGCGCGCTCGAGGGGCTGTGGGCCGCGCCGCGGCTGGGGCCGGCAGCCGCCGAGGCGGCGGCCGCGCCGCTGGTGGAGACCATGCTACGGCGGTCGGCGCGCTGCCTCATGGAGGGCAAGCAGCTGCTGGTGGTCGGCGCGGGCGGCGTCAGCAAGAAGTTCGTGTGGGAAGCGGCGCGCGACTACGGGCTCCAG CACCCAGTACTGGCTGACCTGGATATGCCCCGCCCTGTGGCTTCTGCAGCTGCACCTCGTGGAGTCAGACCCCAACCACTTTGCATCCCAGTTGGTACAGACCTTCATCCACTTTGA
- the CARNS1 gene encoding carnosine synthase 1 isoform X7 — MLSLDPSGPEWDCPLGSKDLEDEGPWGGGSGLPPTGCFPGSWRQDVGLDCKGSPEGTEARAWTVYYYSLLQSCLQQAGLPETQDRSQAPRTGCPGAEVTLCVLGSPSTFLPVLLEGGVQSPGNMLLCLSPAWLMKVPAPGQPGEAALLVSKAVSFHPGGLTFLDDFVPPRRATYFLAGLGLGPSRGREAAELARDLTCPTGASAELARLLEDRLLTRQLLAQQGGVAVPATLAFTYKPPGLLRGGDSSPGLRLVELSGKEGQETLVKEEVEAFLRSEALGDVLQVAVKLSGWRWRGRQALHLHPRAELGAVVNTVLALLEKLEEEESVLVEAVYPPVQLPCSDGPSPGPGLAVRICAVVCRTQGDRPLLSKVVCGVGRGDRPLRHHNSLPRTLEVALAQCGLGEEAQVAAVRQRVKAAAEAALTAMLALEAGLSAEQRGGRRAHTDFLGVDFALTAAGGMLTPVALELNGGLCLEACGALEGLWAAPRLGPAAAEAAAAPLVETMLRRSARCLMEGKQLLVVGAGGVSKKFVWEAARDYGLQGGLELLSLSGPPALASRSAGITGVSHRTQPSRHSYPH; from the exons ATG CTCTCCCTGGATCCATCTGGTCCCGAGTGGGATTGCCCACTGGGCTCCAAGGACCTGGAGGATGAGGGCCCCTGGGGAGGGGGCTCTGGCCTGCCGCCCACAGGCTGCTTCCCTGGCTCCTGGCGCCAGGACGTGGGCCTGGACTGCAAGGGATCCCCCGAGGGGACCGAGGCCCGGGCCTGGACTGTCTACTACTACAGCCTCCTGCAGAGCTGTCTGCAGCAAGCTGGCCTTCCGGAGACCCAGGACCGCAGCCAGGCGCCCCGCACAG GCTGTCCTGGGGCGGAGGTGACCTTGTGCGTTCTGGGCTCCCCCAGCACCTTTCTGCCTGTGCTGCTGGAGGGTGGGGTCCAGAGCCCGG GAAACATGCTCCTTTGCCTGTCCCCTGCTTGGTTGATGAAGGTGCCAGCACCTGGGCAGCCGGGTGAGGCAGCCCTGCTGGTCTCCAAGGCTGTGAGCTTCCACCCTGGGGGCCTGACATTCCTGGATGACTTTGTCCCCCCACGCCGTGCCACCTACTTTCTGGCAGGCCTGGGTCTGGGGCCCAGCCGGGGCCGAGAGGCAGCAGAGCTCGCCCGTGACCTGACCTGCCCCACAGGAGCTTCGGCTGAGCTGGCCCGGCTGCTGGAGGACCGGCTGCTGACAAGGCAGTTGCTGGCCCAGCAGGGTGGTGTGGCTGTGCCAGCGACCCTGGCATTCACTTACAAGCCGCCAGGGCTGCTGCGCGGAGGGGATTCCAGCCCAGGGCTACGGCTGGTGGAGCTGAGTGGCAAAGAGGGCCAAGAGACGCTGGTGAAAGAGGAAGTGGAGGCTTTTCTGCGCTCCGAGGCCCTGGGTGATGTCCTGCAG GTGGCTGTGAAGCTCAGTGGCTGGCGCTGGCGGGGGCGGCAGGCATTGCATCTGCACCCACGggcagagctgggtgcagtggtgaaCACAGTGCTGGCACTGCTGgagaagctggaggaggaggagagtgtCCTGGTGGAGGCTGTGTACCCACCTGTCCAGCTGCCCTGCTCAG ATGGTCCTTcacctggccctggcctggccgTGCGAATCTGTGCTGTGGTGTGTCGGACACAGGGTGATAGGCCACTGCTGAGCAAG GTGGTGTGCGGCGTGGGCCGCGGAGACCGGCCTCTACGGCACCACAACTCCCTGCCGAGGACGCTGGAGGTGGCGCTGGCCCAGTGCGGCCTGGGCGAGGAGGCGCAGGTGGCGGCCGTGCGGCAGCGCGTTAAGGCGGCGGCCGAGGCCGCGCTGACTGCCATGCTGGCTCTGGAGGCCGGCCTGAGTGCCGAGCAGCGCGGCGGGCGCCGGGCGCACACGGACTTCCTGG GCGTGGATTTCGCGCTGACAGCGGCCGGCGGCATGCTGACCCCCGTGGCCCTGGAGCTGAACGGCGGCCTGTGCCTGGAGGCGTGTGGCGCGCTCGAGGGGCTGTGGGCCGCGCCGCGGCTGGGGCCGGCAGCCGCCGAGGCGGCGGCCGCGCCGCTGGTGGAGACCATGCTACGGCGGTCGGCGCGCTGCCTCATGGAGGGCAAGCAGCTGCTGGTGGTCGGCGCGGGCGGCGTCAGCAAGAAGTTCGTGTGGGAAGCGGCGCGCGACTACGGGCTCCAG ggtggtcttgaactcctgagcttaagcggtcctcctgctttggcctcccgaagtgctgggattacaggtgtgagccaccgcacccagccaagtaGACATTCTTATCCCCATTGA